A region from the Deltaproteobacteria bacterium genome encodes:
- the rplK gene encoding 50S ribosomal protein L11 — MAKKVVAEVKLQISAGQANPSPPVGPALGQRGVNIMEFCKQFNAQTQAQQGLIIPVIITVYADRSFTFVTKTPPASVLLKRAAGVEKGSGVPHKNKVGTVTKQQIREIAQLKTPDLTAGSLEAAMRTVEGTARSMGIVVEG, encoded by the coding sequence ATGGCGAAGAAAGTCGTCGCTGAGGTCAAGCTCCAGATTTCTGCCGGACAGGCGAATCCGAGTCCGCCCGTCGGTCCGGCGCTCGGTCAGCGCGGTGTGAACATCATGGAGTTCTGCAAGCAGTTCAACGCGCAGACCCAAGCGCAGCAGGGGTTGATCATTCCGGTGATCATCACTGTCTACGCGGACCGCTCGTTCACGTTCGTGACCAAGACGCCGCCGGCGTCGGTGCTGTTGAAGCGCGCTGCGGGCGTCGAGAAGGGCTCCGGCGTGCCGCACAAGAACAAGGTCGGCACTGTGACGAAGCAGCAGATTCGCGAGATCGCGCAACTGAAGACTCCCGATCTCACGGCGGGAAGTCTCGAGGCGGCGATGCGGACCGTCGAGGGAACCGCGCGCAGCATGGGCATCGTGGTCGAGGGCTGA
- the secE gene encoding preprotein translocase subunit SecE — translation MANDRLQQVKEIVPQSRQFLNEVVSELRKVHWPTRQETVAATIVVIVVVLIVSLWLGMVDGVISFFFTRFLGVQ, via the coding sequence ACCGCTTGCAACAAGTCAAGGAAATCGTTCCGCAGTCCCGGCAATTCCTCAACGAGGTGGTGTCGGAGCTGCGCAAGGTCCACTGGCCGACGCGTCAAGAGACGGTGGCCGCCACGATCGTCGTGATCGTGGTCGTGCTGATCGTCTCGTTGTGGCTCGGGATGGTGGACGGTGTGATCTCGTTCTTCTTCACGCGCTTCCTGGGCGTACAGTGA
- the nusG gene encoding transcription termination/antitermination protein NusG: MADAAVAEKKWYVVHTYSGYEHKVKAALEERIRSMGKEEFFGDILVPAEKVVELVKGKRRTSSRKFFPGYILVNMSLNDDTWHVVKSTPKVTGFVGGATDPPSISETEVRQIAQQVEEGAVKPKPKVFFESGENVKVVDGPFQDFNGVVEEVKPEKGKLRVLISIFGRATPVELDFIQVEKA, encoded by the coding sequence ATGGCGGACGCTGCCGTGGCCGAGAAGAAGTGGTACGTCGTGCACACGTACTCCGGGTACGAGCACAAGGTGAAGGCCGCTCTCGAGGAGCGCATCCGCTCCATGGGGAAGGAGGAGTTCTTCGGCGACATCCTCGTGCCGGCAGAGAAGGTCGTCGAGTTGGTGAAAGGCAAGCGGCGGACGTCGTCCCGCAAGTTCTTTCCCGGCTACATCTTGGTGAACATGTCGCTCAACGACGACACGTGGCACGTGGTCAAGTCGACGCCGAAGGTCACCGGATTCGTCGGGGGCGCCACCGATCCGCCGTCGATCTCGGAGACCGAGGTTCGCCAGATCGCGCAGCAGGTCGAAGAGGGCGCGGTCAAGCCGAAGCCGAAGGTGTTCTTCGAGAGCGGCGAGAACGTCAAAGTGGTCGACGGACCGTTCCAGGATTTCAACGGTGTGGTCGAGGAAGTGAAGCCGGAGAAGGGTAAGCTCCGGGTTCTTATCAGTATTTTCGGCCGGGCGACGCCCGTCGAGCTCGACTTCATCCAGGTCGAGAAAGCGTAA